The following proteins come from a genomic window of Nostoc sp. TCL26-01:
- a CDS encoding type I restriction-modification enzyme R subunit C-terminal domain-containing protein, with the protein MILTNSFTLWNETALPIRIVTALSEDGMMWQAGAEMEYFDPITGTINLVHAPDEVKLEVEQFNRQVITEEFNRVICEFLAANIDPSLPGKTLIFCVKDDHADIVVNLLKQALIAQYGSVEDDAVIKITGKADKPLQLIRRFKNEANPKIAVTVDLLTTGIDVPEICNLVFIRRVNSRILYEQMLGRATRRCDEIKKEVFYIYDAVNLYPALSPLSTMKPVAINPKISFTQLVEELNTVNDSTAVANIVDQLLAKLQRQQRKLGDSNRDSIEAAAGMPMADMINHLRQSDPQQLKEWFKQRAAIAQMLDARDGGRQPVLISRHADELRRVERGYGNAQKPEDYLDSFGAYLRENMNKIPALIVVTTRPRELTRAQLKELRLMLDLAGYSEKTLQVAWREMTNADIAASIIGFIRQATLGDALVPYEERVDKAMKKILAAQNWTPPQRKWLERIGKQLKVEFIVDREALDQGEFKTQGGGFVRLNKAFNGHLEDILVQINEALWQDVG; encoded by the coding sequence ATGATATTGACAAACTCCTTCACCTTGTGGAATGAAACAGCCCTGCCCATCCGCATAGTTACAGCCCTTAGTGAAGATGGCATGATGTGGCAAGCTGGGGCAGAAATGGAATATTTTGACCCCATCACAGGCACAATTAATTTAGTTCATGCCCCGGATGAAGTCAAACTTGAGGTAGAACAGTTTAACCGCCAAGTTATTACCGAAGAATTTAATCGAGTCATCTGTGAATTTTTAGCAGCAAATATTGACCCTTCACTGCCAGGAAAAACTTTAATATTTTGTGTGAAAGATGATCATGCTGATATTGTGGTTAACTTATTAAAACAAGCCTTAATTGCCCAGTATGGCAGTGTAGAAGATGATGCAGTTATCAAAATTACTGGCAAGGCTGATAAACCATTACAATTAATCCGCCGCTTTAAAAACGAAGCTAATCCCAAAATTGCAGTCACAGTAGACTTATTAACCACTGGCATTGATGTCCCAGAAATCTGCAATTTAGTATTTATTCGGCGGGTGAACTCGCGCATCCTTTACGAACAAATGTTAGGACGGGCAACCCGACGCTGTGATGAGATTAAAAAGGAAGTTTTCTACATCTATGATGCTGTGAATTTATATCCAGCCCTGTCTCCTCTCTCCACGATGAAACCAGTGGCAATTAATCCCAAAATTTCCTTTACTCAACTGGTGGAAGAATTAAATACAGTCAACGATAGCACTGCTGTGGCTAACATTGTTGACCAACTCTTAGCCAAATTGCAACGCCAGCAAAGAAAGTTAGGGGATAGCAACCGAGATAGTATTGAAGCCGCAGCCGGGATGCCAATGGCAGACATGATTAACCACCTGCGCCAAAGTGACCCCCAACAACTCAAGGAATGGTTTAAACAACGGGCAGCGATCGCCCAAATGTTAGATGCTAGAGATGGTGGTAGACAACCTGTGCTAATTTCTCGCCATGCTGATGAACTGCGACGGGTAGAAAGGGGTTATGGTAATGCCCAAAAACCCGAAGATTATTTAGATAGTTTTGGGGCATATTTACGGGAGAACATGAACAAGATTCCAGCTTTGATAGTTGTAACTACCCGTCCTCGTGAATTGACTAGGGCGCAGTTGAAGGAATTACGGTTAATGCTTGACCTTGCTGGATATTCGGAAAAAACATTGCAGGTAGCATGGCGAGAAATGACCAATGCTGATATTGCTGCTTCAATAATTGGCTTTATCCGCCAAGCCACATTAGGGGATGCTTTAGTTCCTTATGAAGAGAGAGTGGACAAGGCAATGAAGAAAATCCTAGCTGCTCAAAACTGGACACCACCTCAACGCAAATGGTTAGAACGCATTGGTAAGCAGTTGAAGGTAGAATTTATTGTGGATAGGGAAGCGTTAGACCAAGGAGAATTTAAAACCCAAGGCGGTGGTTTTGTCAGATTAAATAAGGCATTTAATGGGCATTTAGAAGATATTTTGGTGCAGATTAATGAAGCGTTGTGGCAGGATGTGGGATGA
- a CDS encoding Rrf2 family transcriptional regulator, giving the protein MELSNKSEYALLALLELAARYTSGESLQIRQMSVLQDIPNRYLEQLLATLRRGGLIKSIRGARGGYVLARDPRTITLLDAVSCMEGLEAIAPEVDTNTTHLESQLIQEVWHEACQAANAVLQKYTLQDLCDRRTAHGNKDLMYYI; this is encoded by the coding sequence GTGGAACTCTCTAACAAGTCTGAATACGCACTCCTAGCCCTGTTAGAATTGGCAGCCCGTTACACCAGTGGCGAGTCTCTGCAAATTAGACAGATGTCAGTGCTACAAGATATACCTAATCGATATTTAGAACAGTTACTAGCAACTTTGAGACGAGGAGGTTTAATCAAAAGCATTCGCGGTGCTAGAGGTGGCTACGTTTTGGCAAGAGATCCTCGAACCATTACCCTTTTAGATGCAGTCAGTTGCATGGAAGGGTTAGAGGCCATTGCACCAGAGGTAGATACCAATACCACGCACCTAGAATCTCAGTTAATTCAAGAAGTTTGGCACGAAGCTTGTCAAGCAGCAAATGCCGTTTTGCAAAAATATACTCTCCAAGACCTTTGCGATCGCCGTACAGCTCATGGTAATAAAGACCTAATGTACTATATCTAG
- a CDS encoding glycosyltransferase codes for MGGLRVLITNITLAGRSGTETYVKDLAIKLLKQGHTPIVYCTQLGASTQSDSIVEELRVATVPVVDNLDAIGAVPDIIHGHHHPGTMTAMLHFPEVPGIFFCHDWLAWHDHPPLLPRIQYYVGVDYTCRDRLILRHGISEDRVRVIYNSVDLDKFRPRSALPKSPQRALVFSNQASEHTYLRAVQAACARTGIALDVVGASVGNISTHPEKILGDYDLVFAKARCALEAMAVGCAVILCDFRGAGSMVTTAELSQLRRFNFGIRTLQEVISPDLLVREIGRYDPDDAAEVSRRIRETAGLDGTVNEIVALYREAIANYQTQPIDVKAEAKAVSAYLHRWIPRYGEYEVLQAKLSHLQIEYARQQVEFSRLQTEYTHQQEQLSHLQTEYTRQQEQLSHLQTEYAHQQSEQTKLQTEFEQLQLQTHQLEAERQRLQAEMVALFNSTTMQLRHRLLKLPIVGKIISLLHRLATGRTPL; via the coding sequence ATGGGTGGTTTGCGAGTTTTAATTACTAACATTACCCTAGCTGGACGCTCTGGAACAGAGACTTATGTTAAAGATTTAGCCATCAAATTACTGAAGCAAGGCCACACGCCAATTGTTTACTGTACTCAGCTGGGTGCATCGACGCAATCAGATTCTATAGTTGAGGAGTTGCGTGTGGCGACAGTTCCTGTGGTAGACAACCTAGATGCAATCGGCGCAGTTCCAGACATTATTCATGGACATCATCATCCAGGTACAATGACAGCTATGCTGCATTTTCCAGAAGTACCAGGAATATTTTTTTGTCATGATTGGCTAGCATGGCACGATCATCCACCATTATTACCACGCATTCAATATTATGTTGGTGTTGATTATACCTGTCGCGATCGCCTAATTCTCAGACATGGAATTTCCGAAGACCGTGTGAGAGTCATTTATAATTCTGTTGATTTAGATAAATTTCGTCCCCGTTCTGCCCTGCCAAAATCCCCCCAACGGGCTTTAGTATTTAGTAACCAAGCTAGTGAACACACATACTTACGAGCCGTGCAAGCTGCTTGTGCGCGTACAGGTATAGCTTTAGATGTGGTGGGAGCGAGTGTTGGCAATATTTCCACCCATCCAGAAAAAATTTTGGGTGATTATGACTTAGTATTTGCAAAAGCTAGGTGTGCGTTAGAGGCAATGGCTGTTGGTTGTGCGGTGATTTTGTGCGATTTTCGGGGTGCGGGTTCAATGGTGACAACTGCTGAATTGAGTCAATTGCGGCGGTTTAATTTTGGTATTCGCACACTCCAAGAAGTGATATCTCCAGATTTATTAGTGAGAGAAATTGGCCGATATGATCCTGATGATGCGGCTGAAGTTTCTCGACGGATTCGAGAAACGGCCGGACTTGATGGTACAGTGAATGAAATTGTCGCCTTGTATCGAGAAGCGATCGCTAACTATCAAACTCAACCCATAGATGTCAAAGCTGAAGCTAAAGCAGTCTCGGCCTATTTACATAGATGGATTCCTCGCTATGGTGAATATGAAGTACTGCAAGCTAAGTTGAGTCATTTGCAGATTGAATATGCACGCCAACAGGTAGAGTTTAGTCGTTTGCAGACTGAATATACACATCAACAAGAACAGTTGAGTCACTTGCAGACTGAATATACTCGCCAACAAGAACAGTTGAGTCACTTGCAGACTGAATATGCACATCAACAGAGTGAACAGACAAAATTACAAACAGAGTTTGAGCAACTCCAACTTCAGACACATCAATTAGAAGCCGAACGCCAACGTTTACAAGCTGAAATGGTCGCTCTTTTCAATTCTACGACCATGCAACTACGCCACCGCTTACTGAAATTGCCCATTGTCGGCAAGATAATTAGTTTACTCCATCGATTAGCTACAGGTAGAACACCACTTTAG
- a CDS encoding ISKra4 family transposase (programmed frameshift), with amino-acid sequence MNQDKQERIKACLQELSTLLYEEADKSKLTDLESIEKTVRSQILELVSPEIAPFFIEQKTGTKVGKTRKIKSLVGELTLKAKQLQKLGLKPRTRLSPLLQKCCLRLSANESYQKAEIEVEALTGVKVGHSTQQKLVLSQDFQLPFAKQAVSEVSVDGGKVRLRGKPKAGCYWRDYKTVRLQGIYYGAFFDDNQSLVDYVNSQRLVNPLVCLGDGHDGVWNLVKEFGKTENFERWEILDWYHLKENLYKVGGSLKRLKAAETLLWQGQIEETQALFLHCRGKQAKNFIAYLEKHRSRLVNYAYYQAEQLCSIGSGAVESAIKQIGARIKISGAQWNVDSVNHILSIRCAYLNGLLAI; translated from the exons ATGAACCAGGATAAACAAGAAAGAATCAAAGCCTGTTTACAAGAATTGTCAACACTACTGTATGAAGAAGCAGATAAAAGTAAGCTGACAGACCTCGAAAGTATAGAAAAAACAGTTCGGAGTCAAATATTAGAACTAGTCAGTCCAGAAATAGCCC CTTTTTTTATCGAACAAAAAACTGGAACAAAAGTAGGTAAAACCAGGAAAATTAAAAGCTTAGTGGGGGAACTGACTCTTAAAGCCAAACAGTTACAGAAACTGGGTTTGAAGCCAAGAACCCGGTTAAGTCCATTACTTCAAAAGTGTTGTTTAAGGCTGTCAGCTAACGAATCATACCAAAAAGCAGAAATTGAAGTTGAGGCATTGACAGGAGTCAAAGTGGGTCACTCAACGCAACAAAAATTAGTGCTGTCACAAGATTTTCAACTACCATTTGCAAAACAAGCAGTTTCAGAAGTCAGTGTAGATGGAGGAAAAGTCCGACTCAGAGGTAAACCGAAAGCAGGCTGTTACTGGCGAGACTATAAAACCGTTCGTCTGCAAGGGATTTACTATGGTGCGTTTTTTGATGACAACCAATCATTAGTTGATTATGTCAATAGCCAACGTCTGGTTAACCCGTTAGTGTGCTTGGGGGATGGTCATGATGGCGTGTGGAATCTAGTCAAAGAGTTTGGTAAAACAGAAAATTTTGAGCGTTGGGAAATCTTGGATTGGTATCACCTCAAAGAAAATCTCTATAAAGTTGGTGGTTCTTTAAAACGGCTTAAAGCTGCTGAAACGCTGTTATGGCAAGGTCAGATAGAAGAAACTCAAGCTTTATTTCTTCATTGCCGAGGTAAACAAGCGAAGAACTTCATTGCTTATCTTGAAAAACATCGCTCTCGTCTTGTCAATTATGCCTATTACCAGGCTGAACAACTTTGTTCTATTGGTTCTGGCGCAGTTGAATCTGCTATTAAACAAATTGGTGCGAGGATTAAAATTTCTGGCGCACAGTGGAATGTTGATAGTGTTAATCACATCCTCTCTATTCGTTGTGCTTATCTCAATGGTTTATTAGCTATTTGA
- a CDS encoding DUF4126 domain-containing protein, which translates to MIEILATLSASAAAGIRIGLPLLIIGLLQGSSFWSQVPILSRISSPVLLGCLVCWSLVELFVSKKLWGQRVLQLIQLLLSPVVGAIMGLAVASATDTPHWLIALVSGSFALVLQLVQVGWFYRLRGLPLWAVFLQDTLCIALVLFAFDAPWQGGLIALVMLWFAVRSAKKWYAWYHYRNG; encoded by the coding sequence ATGATTGAAATCCTAGCAACGCTTTCTGCTTCCGCAGCAGCAGGAATCAGAATAGGTTTACCATTGCTCATTATTGGACTGTTGCAAGGCAGTAGTTTTTGGTCGCAAGTACCAATTCTATCTCGTATTTCGTCACCAGTCTTGTTAGGTTGTCTGGTGTGTTGGTCATTAGTTGAACTATTTGTTTCTAAAAAATTATGGGGGCAAAGAGTTTTACAACTTATCCAGTTATTATTATCTCCTGTTGTCGGGGCAATCATGGGATTAGCTGTGGCTTCGGCTACAGACACACCCCATTGGCTAATTGCGTTGGTTAGCGGTTCATTTGCTTTAGTACTCCAGTTAGTTCAAGTTGGCTGGTTTTACCGTTTGCGTGGGTTGCCACTTTGGGCAGTGTTTCTCCAAGATACTTTGTGCATAGCTTTAGTACTTTTTGCCTTTGATGCACCTTGGCAAGGAGGATTAATTGCTTTAGTTATGCTGTGGTTTGCCGTGCGTAGTGCTAAGAAATGGTACGCATGGTATCACTATAGGAATGGGTGA
- a CDS encoding DUF2808 domain-containing protein, which translates to MKKLLWFLTVSLAIASSLPAIAQQTPDTQVPVTPTPETPAPVTPIPETPAPVTPAPVTPTPQAQNNFGAPRISATSAERNANYITLYTGSQPLSYVTILPPDYINIGEKIEVSDQSGQKIDANVTKEGEKVKISFTQPVQPGSTLNIALMDLAFGPPIPSKSTFNYELAGGYTSYKQDIPYGLAQFQVY; encoded by the coding sequence ATGAAAAAATTGTTGTGGTTTTTAACCGTGAGCTTGGCGATCGCCTCTAGTCTACCAGCCATAGCTCAACAAACACCAGATACTCAAGTACCCGTAACTCCCACCCCAGAAACTCCCGCACCAGTTACCCCCATCCCAGAAACTCCCGCACCAGTAACTCCTGCCCCAGTTACTCCTACACCACAAGCTCAAAATAACTTTGGTGCGCCTCGCATTAGCGCTACAAGTGCAGAACGTAATGCCAACTACATTACCTTATACACAGGTAGTCAGCCTTTATCCTACGTCACAATTTTGCCCCCAGACTATATAAATATTGGCGAAAAGATTGAAGTTAGCGATCAATCTGGTCAAAAAATTGATGCGAACGTTACTAAAGAAGGCGAGAAAGTTAAAATTAGCTTCACTCAACCAGTACAGCCAGGAAGCACACTCAACATTGCCCTGATGGATTTGGCTTTCGGCCCTCCCATCCCTTCTAAGAGTACGTTTAACTACGAATTAGCTGGCGGATATACTAGCTATAAGCAAGATATTCCCTACGGTTTAGCTCAGTTTCAAGTGTATTAA
- the hsdR gene encoding type I restriction-modification system endonuclease, giving the protein MLVSPNFGFLEIHDPQLVRLGALAERYFSDDPNTCLIKLRQFGELLAQLIAANVGMYDHEARQIDLMRRLRDKGILKGKIYDLFDQLRLVGNDATHALADDHRIALSNLKYARQLGIWFHRVNTKNPDFNPGPFIPPQDPARETQALKQELAQLRTELQASRTAAELAQITAEQEAQRRISAQELAKEAEAQKQTALDHLAAIQAIAQTQSVQTIQETIQRSQQAGDNIDLDERETRRLIDAQLRAAGWEVDSEQLTYSNGIRPQKGKNLAIAEWPTNDGRADYVFFVGLQVMAVVEAKRQSTDVYAAIDQAKRYSRGYKIQGNEILPGGPWGEYQVPFVFATNGREFLRQLQTKSGIWFCDVRRPENIRRPLTTWYKPEAFIDALNQDVDKAHELLAEEDFNYNLQLRDYQIKAIQTVEARLAQGARELLLAMATGTGKTKTCLILVYRLLKTKRFRRVLFLVDRTALGEQTGNVFKETRVENLQTFADIFDIKELGEAILDRDTKVHIDTVQAFVKRILYPGDNTSIPTADQYDCIVVDECHRGYLLDRELSDSELTFRDFNDYISKYRRVLDHFDAVKIGLTATPALHTTQIFGEPVYTYSYKEAVIDGHLIDCEPPIRIRAVSFPKTGKIARVVGKKYGCRADRTIKASGRF; this is encoded by the coding sequence ATGTTAGTATCGCCAAACTTTGGGTTTCTAGAAATCCATGACCCCCAATTGGTGCGACTGGGAGCTTTAGCAGAAAGATATTTTAGTGATGACCCTAATACCTGCCTCATCAAACTGCGTCAGTTTGGTGAACTCCTAGCGCAACTGATAGCCGCTAATGTGGGAATGTACGACCATGAAGCACGGCAAATCGATTTAATGCGTCGTCTGCGGGATAAAGGCATTCTCAAAGGCAAAATATATGACTTGTTTGACCAGTTACGTTTAGTCGGCAATGATGCGACACACGCACTTGCAGATGACCATAGAATAGCCCTCAGCAATCTGAAATATGCTCGTCAACTAGGAATATGGTTTCATCGGGTTAATACTAAAAATCCCGATTTTAACCCTGGCCCTTTTATTCCACCTCAAGACCCAGCCAGAGAAACCCAAGCACTCAAACAAGAATTAGCACAGTTGCGGACTGAGTTACAAGCCAGTCGCACCGCCGCAGAACTAGCACAAATTACCGCCGAACAAGAAGCACAGCGTCGTATCTCTGCCCAAGAACTAGCTAAAGAAGCAGAAGCACAAAAACAAACAGCTTTAGATCACCTTGCAGCAATTCAAGCTATAGCCCAAACTCAATCAGTACAAACAATTCAAGAAACCATCCAGCGATCGCAACAAGCAGGGGATAATATTGATCTGGATGAACGGGAAACCCGCCGCCTCATCGATGCTCAACTCAGGGCAGCTGGTTGGGAGGTAGACTCAGAACAGCTTACTTATAGTAATGGCATTCGTCCCCAAAAAGGGAAAAATTTAGCGATCGCCGAATGGCCCACAAACGACGGACGCGCTGATTATGTTTTCTTTGTTGGACTTCAGGTAATGGCTGTAGTTGAAGCCAAACGTCAAAGCACTGATGTTTATGCTGCCATTGACCAAGCCAAGCGTTATAGTCGCGGCTACAAAATTCAAGGTAATGAAATCCTACCCGGTGGCCCTTGGGGAGAATATCAAGTCCCCTTTGTCTTCGCCACCAACGGACGGGAATTTTTACGACAGTTGCAAACCAAAAGCGGTATTTGGTTCTGTGATGTCCGCCGTCCTGAAAATATCCGCCGTCCCCTCACCACTTGGTACAAACCAGAAGCTTTCATTGATGCCCTTAACCAAGATGTAGACAAAGCACATGAACTGCTTGCTGAAGAAGATTTTAACTATAATCTCCAACTCCGTGATTACCAAATTAAAGCCATTCAAACAGTTGAAGCCAGATTAGCCCAAGGTGCAAGGGAACTGTTATTAGCAATGGCAACAGGGACAGGTAAAACTAAAACTTGCCTGATCTTGGTTTATCGTCTCCTCAAAACCAAGCGTTTTCGCCGTGTTCTTTTTCTGGTAGACCGCACAGCATTAGGAGAACAAACAGGTAATGTTTTTAAAGAAACACGAGTAGAAAATCTCCAAACTTTTGCTGACATCTTTGATATCAAAGAATTAGGTGAAGCAATACTAGATAGAGATACTAAAGTTCACATTGACACTGTGCAAGCATTTGTCAAACGTATCCTCTACCCAGGCGATAACACAAGTATTCCCACGGCTGACCAGTATGATTGCATTGTCGTGGATGAATGCCACAGGGGATATTTACTAGATAGGGAATTAAGCGATTCAGAACTTACCTTCCGCGACTTTAACGATTACATCTCCAAATATCGCCGCGTTCTCGACCATTTTGATGCTGTAAAAATTGGGCTTACCGCCACTCCAGCACTGCATACTACTCAAATATTTGGTGAGCCAGTTTACACCTACAGTTACAAAGAAGCCGTTATTGATGGCCACCTCATCGACTGTGAACCCCCCATCCGCATCAGGGCTGTTTCATTCCCTAAAACAGGTAAAATAGCAAGAGTTGTGGGGAAAAAATATGGGTGCAGAGCTGATAGAACAATTAAAGCAAGTGGAAGATTTTAG